Proteins encoded by one window of Carassius auratus strain Wakin chromosome 24, ASM336829v1, whole genome shotgun sequence:
- the LOC113042114 gene encoding dephospho-CoA kinase domain-containing protein-like: MFLVGLTGGIASGKSTVSSQLKELGCPVIDADVVARKVVEPQSPAYRLIVQHFGREILLDNGEIDRQKLGQIIFSSPEKRKLLNSITHPEIHKEMFKQILLYFLKGYRYVVLDVPLLFETRRLTRFLTHTVVVYCDPATQLSRLMQRDGLSQEEAEQRIGAQMPLKEKRGLASHVIENSGSREDTHRQVLRLHTKLEDSMEFLVIRAIAVAAVAGLGGLFLCTVRLLVS, encoded by the exons ATGTTTCTTGTGGGGTTAACTGGAGGCATTGCCTCAGGGAAGAGCACAGTGTCTTCTCAGCTGAAAGAACTGGGCTGTCCTGTCATCGATGCGGATGTGGTGGCCCGGAAAG TGGTGGAGCCCCAGAGTCCAGCGTACAGACTGATCGTGCAGCATTTTGGACGTGAAATTTTGTTAGACAATGGCGAGATTGACAGACAGAAACTGGGGCAGATCATCTTCTCCAGCCCCGAGAAACGAAAACTTCTCAACTCCATCACACACCCAGAAATACACAAAGAAATGTTCAAACAAATACTGCTGTACTTCCTTAAAG GCTACAGATATGTGGTTTTGGATGTGCCGCTGCTTTTCGAAACACGACGCCTCACTCGTTTCCTAACACACACGGTTGTCGTTTACTG TGACCCGGCGACGCAGCTGTCCCGTCTCATGCAGAGGGACGGTTTGAGTCAGGAGGAGGCCGAGCAGAGGATCGGCGCTCAGATGCCCCTCAAAGAGAAGCGTGGACTCGCCAGTCATGTGATCGAGAACTCGGGCTCTCGTGAGGACACTCACAGACAGGTGCTGCGGCTGCACACCAAGCTCGAGGACTCCATGGAGTTCCTGGTCATCAGGGCCATCGCCGTTGCAGCCGTCGCCGGGCTCGGCGGTCTGTTTTTATGTACAGTCAGACTGCTGGTCTCTTAG